One Rattus norvegicus strain BN/NHsdMcwi chromosome 20, GRCr8, whole genome shotgun sequence DNA segment encodes these proteins:
- the Krtap10-1 gene encoding keratin-associated protein 10-3-like isoform X6, with protein MAASTMSVCSDAPTNSSWQVDDCPESCCEPCGCASSCCQPSCCAPCCAHSCCVPSCCQSSCCAPSCCAPTPCLLCTPMSCVSSPCCQSSCCTPSCCQQSSCQPACCTCSPCQQPCGVTLCCKPVCCVPVCCGSSCQSSCCQPSCCVPVCCRPVCCTPICSASSSSCCQPSCCAPVCCKPVCCKPCSSLSLLCSPVCRPACCVPTSSCCASSCQPSCCRPASCVSLLCRPACSRQACSGQKSSC; from the exons ATGGCTGCctccaccatgtctgtctgctctGATGCTCCCACCAACTCCTCCTGGCAGGTGGACGACTGCCCAGAGAGCTGCTGTGAGCCCTGCGGCTGTGCCTCCAGCTgctgccagcccagctgctgtgCTCCTTGTTGtgcccacagctgctgtgtccccAGCTGTTGCCAGTCCAGCTGCTGTGCCCCCAGCTGCTGTGCCCCAACCCCTTGCCTCCTCTGCACCCCAATGAGCTGTGTGTCCAGCCCCTGCTGCCAGTCTTCCTGCTGCACACCCTCATGCTGCCAGCAGTCTAGCTGCCAGCCAGCTTGCTGCACCTGCTCCCCCTGCCAGCAGCCCTGTGGTGTGACCCTTTGCTGCAAGCCTGTCTGCTGTGTGCCAGTCTGCTGTGGT TCTAGCTGCCAGTCCTCCTGCTGCCAGCCCTCCTGCTGTGTGCCTGTCTGCTGCAGGCCTGTGTGCTGCACACCCatctgctctgcctcctcctcctcctgctgccagccctcctgctgtgctcctgtgtgctgcAAGCCTGTGTGCTGCAAGCCCTGCTCCAGCCTGTCCCTGCTGTGCAGCCCTGTGTGCAGACCTGCCTGCTGTGTGCCTACCTCCTCCTgctgtgcctcctcctgccagcccagctgctgtcGCCCAGCCTCCTGTGTGTCCCTGCTGTGCCGCCCTGCCTGCTCCAGACAGGCCTGCTCTGGACAGAAGTCCAGCTGCTGA
- the Krtap10-1 gene encoding keratin-associated protein 10-11-like isoform X5, whose product MAASTMSVCSDAPTNSSWQVDDCPESCCEPCGCASSCCQPSCCAPCCAHSCCVPSCCQSSCCAPSCCAPTPCLLCTPMSCVSSPCCQSSCCTPSCCQQSSCQPACCTCSPCQQPCGPCGVTLCCKPVCCTPICSESCCQQSSCQSSCCQPSCCVPVCCRPVCCTPICSASSSSCCQPSCCAPVCCKPVCCKPCSSLSLLCSPVCRPACCVPTSSCCASSCQPSCCRPASCVSLLCRPACSRQACSGQKSSC is encoded by the exons ATGGCTGCctccaccatgtctgtctgctctGATGCTCCCACCAACTCCTCCTGGCAGGTGGACGACTGCCCAGAGAGCTGCTGTGAGCCCTGCGGCTGTGCCTCCAGCTgctgccagcccagctgctgtgCTCCTTGTTGtgcccacagctgctgtgtccccAGCTGTTGCCAGTCCAGCTGCTGTGCCCCCAGCTGCTGTGCCCCAACCCCTTGCCTCCTCTGCACCCCAATGAGCTGTGTGTCCAGCCCCTGCTGCCAGTCTTCCTGCTGCACACCCTCATGCTGCCAGCAGTCTAGCTGCCAGCCAGCTTGCTGCACCTGCTCCCCCTGCCAGCAGCCCTGTGGT CCCTGTGGTGTGACCCTTTGCTGCAAGCCTGTGTGCTGCACACCCATCTGCTCTGAATCCTGCTGCCAGCAGTCTAGCTGCCAGTCCTCCTGCTGCCAGCCCTCCTGCTGTGTGCCTGTCTGCTGCAGGCCTGTGTGCTGCACACCCatctgctctgcctcctcctcctcctgctgccagccctcctgctgtgctcctgtgtgctgcAAGCCTGTGTGCTGCAAGCCCTGCTCCAGCCTGTCCCTGCTGTGCAGCCCTGTGTGCAGACCTGCCTGCTGTGTGCCTACCTCCTCCTgctgtgcctcctcctgccagcccagctgctgtcGCCCAGCCTCCTGTGTGTCCCTGCTGTGCCGCCCTGCCTGCTCCAGACAGGCCTGCTCTGGACAGAAGTCCAGCTGCTGA
- the Krtap10-1 gene encoding keratin-associated protein 10-1-like isoform X3: MAASTMSVCSDAPTNSSWQVDDCPESCCEPCGCASSCCQPSCCAPCCAHSCCVPSCCQSSCCAPSCCAPTPCLLCTPMSCVSSPCCQSSCCTPSCCQQSSCQPACCTCSPCQQPCGPSCCTSSPCQQPCGVTLCCKPVCCTPICSESCCQQSSCQSSCCQPSCCVPVCCRPVCCTPICSASSSSCCQPSCCAPVCCKPVCCKPCSSLSLLCSPVCRPACCVPTSSCCASSCQPSCCRPASCVSLLCRPACSRQACSGQKSSC, from the exons ATGGCTGCctccaccatgtctgtctgctctGATGCTCCCACCAACTCCTCCTGGCAGGTGGACGACTGCCCAGAGAGCTGCTGTGAGCCCTGCGGCTGTGCCTCCAGCTgctgccagcccagctgctgtgCTCCTTGTTGtgcccacagctgctgtgtccccAGCTGTTGCCAGTCCAGCTGCTGTGCCCCCAGCTGCTGTGCCCCAACCCCTTGCCTCCTCTGCACCCCAATGAGCTGTGTGTCCAGCCCCTGCTGCCAGTCTTCCTGCTGCACACCCTCATGCTGCCAGCAGTCTAGCTGCCAGCCAGCTTGCTGCACCTGCTCCCCCTGCCAGCAGCCCTGTGGT CCCTCTTGCTGCACCTCCTCCCCCTGCCAGCAGCCCTGTGGTGTGACCCTTTGCTGCAAGCCTGTGTGCTGCACACCCATCTGCTCTGAATCCTGCTGCCAGCAGTCTAGCTGCCAGTCCTCCTGCTGCCAGCCCTCCTGCTGTGTGCCTGTCTGCTGCAGGCCTGTGTGCTGCACACCCatctgctctgcctcctcctcctcctgctgccagccctcctgctgtgctcctgtgtgctgcAAGCCTGTGTGCTGCAAGCCCTGCTCCAGCCTGTCCCTGCTGTGCAGCCCTGTGTGCAGACCTGCCTGCTGTGTGCCTACCTCCTCCTgctgtgcctcctcctgccagcccagctgctgtcGCCCAGCCTCCTGTGTGTCCCTGCTGTGCCGCCCTGCCTGCTCCAGACAGGCCTGCTCTGGACAGAAGTCCAGCTGCTGA
- the Krtap10-1 gene encoding keratin-associated protein 10-9-like isoform X2, protein MAASTMSVCSDAPTNSSWQVDDCPESCCEPCGCSSCCAPSCCAPTPCLLCTPMSCVSSPCCQSSCCTPSCCQQSSCQPACCTCSPCQQPCGVTLCCKPVCCVPVCCGASSSCCQQSSCEPSCCTSSPCQQPCGVTLCCKPVCCTPICSESCCQQSSCQSSCCQPSCCVPVCCRPVCCTPICSASSSSCCQPSCCAPVCCKPVCCKPCSSLSLLCSPVCRPACCVPTSSCCASSCQPSCCRPASCVSLLCRPACSRQACSGQKSSC, encoded by the exons ATGGCTGCctccaccatgtctgtctgctctGATGCTCCCACCAACTCCTCCTGGCAGGTGGACGACTGCCCAGAGAGCTGCTGTGAGCCCTGCGGCTGT TCCAGCTGCTGTGCCCCCAGCTGCTGTGCCCCAACCCCTTGCCTCCTCTGCACCCCAATGAGCTGTGTGTCCAGCCCCTGCTGCCAGTCTTCCTGCTGCACACCCTCATGCTGCCAGCAGTCTAGCTGCCAGCCAGCTTGCTGCACCTGCTCCCCCTGCCAGCAGCCCTGTGGTGTGACCCTTTGCTGCAAGCCTGTCTGCTGTGTGCCAGTCTGCTGTGGTGCTTCCTCCTCATGCTGCCAGCAGTCTAGCTGTGAGCCCTCTTGCTGCACCTCCTCCCCCTGCCAGCAGCCCTGTGGTGTGACCCTTTGCTGCAAGCCTGTGTGCTGCACACCCATCTGCTCTGAATCCTGCTGCCAGCAGTCTAGCTGCCAGTCCTCCTGCTGCCAGCCCTCCTGCTGTGTGCCTGTCTGCTGCAGGCCTGTGTGCTGCACACCCatctgctctgcctcctcctcctcctgctgccagccctcctgctgtgctcctgtgtgctgcAAGCCTGTGTGCTGCAAGCCCTGCTCCAGCCTGTCCCTGCTGTGCAGCCCTGTGTGCAGACCTGCCTGCTGTGTGCCTACCTCCTCCTgctgtgcctcctcctgccagcccagctgctgtcGCCCAGCCTCCTGTGTGTCCCTGCTGTGCCGCCCTGCCTGCTCCAGACAGGCCTGCTCTGGACAGAAGTCCAGCTGCTGA
- the Krtap10-1 gene encoding keratin-associated protein 10-3-like isoform X9: MAASTMSVCSDAPTNSSWQVDDCPESCCEPCGCSSCCAPSCCAPTPCLLCTPMSCVSSPCCQSSCCTPSCCQQSSCQPACCTCSPCQQPCGVTLCCKPVCCVPPSCCVPVCCRPVCCTPICSASSSSCCQPSCCAPVCCKPVCCKPCSSLSLLCSPVCRPACCVPTSSCCASSCQPSCCRPASCVSLLCRPACSRQACSGQKSSC, translated from the exons ATGGCTGCctccaccatgtctgtctgctctGATGCTCCCACCAACTCCTCCTGGCAGGTGGACGACTGCCCAGAGAGCTGCTGTGAGCCCTGCGGCTGT TCCAGCTGCTGTGCCCCCAGCTGCTGTGCCCCAACCCCTTGCCTCCTCTGCACCCCAATGAGCTGTGTGTCCAGCCCCTGCTGCCAGTCTTCCTGCTGCACACCCTCATGCTGCCAGCAGTCTAGCTGCCAGCCAGCTTGCTGCACCTGCTCCCCCTGCCAGCAGCCCTGTGGTGTGACCCTTTGCTGCAAGCCTGTCTGCTGTGTGCCA CCCTCCTGCTGTGTGCCTGTCTGCTGCAGGCCTGTGTGCTGCACACCCatctgctctgcctcctcctcctcctgctgccagccctcctgctgtgctcctgtgtgctgcAAGCCTGTGTGCTGCAAGCCCTGCTCCAGCCTGTCCCTGCTGTGCAGCCCTGTGTGCAGACCTGCCTGCTGTGTGCCTACCTCCTCCTgctgtgcctcctcctgccagcccagctgctgtcGCCCAGCCTCCTGTGTGTCCCTGCTGTGCCGCCCTGCCTGCTCCAGACAGGCCTGCTCTGGACAGAAGTCCAGCTGCTGA
- the Krtap10-1 gene encoding keratin-associated protein 10-3-like isoform X8, whose product MAASTMSVCSDAPTNSSWQVDDCPESCCEPCGCASSCCQPSCCAPCCAHSCCVPSCCQSSCCAPSCCAPTPCLLCTPMSCVSSPCCQSSCCTPSCCQQSSCQPACCTCSPCQQPCGVTLCCKPVCCVPVCCGPSCCVPVCCRPVCCTPICSASSSSCCQPSCCAPVCCKPVCCKPCSSLSLLCSPVCRPACCVPTSSCCASSCQPSCCRPASCVSLLCRPACSRQACSGQKSSC is encoded by the exons ATGGCTGCctccaccatgtctgtctgctctGATGCTCCCACCAACTCCTCCTGGCAGGTGGACGACTGCCCAGAGAGCTGCTGTGAGCCCTGCGGCTGTGCCTCCAGCTgctgccagcccagctgctgtgCTCCTTGTTGtgcccacagctgctgtgtccccAGCTGTTGCCAGTCCAGCTGCTGTGCCCCCAGCTGCTGTGCCCCAACCCCTTGCCTCCTCTGCACCCCAATGAGCTGTGTGTCCAGCCCCTGCTGCCAGTCTTCCTGCTGCACACCCTCATGCTGCCAGCAGTCTAGCTGCCAGCCAGCTTGCTGCACCTGCTCCCCCTGCCAGCAGCCCTGTGGTGTGACCCTTTGCTGCAAGCCTGTCTGCTGTGTGCCAGTCTGCTGTGGT CCCTCCTGCTGTGTGCCTGTCTGCTGCAGGCCTGTGTGCTGCACACCCatctgctctgcctcctcctcctcctgctgccagccctcctgctgtgctcctgtgtgctgcAAGCCTGTGTGCTGCAAGCCCTGCTCCAGCCTGTCCCTGCTGTGCAGCCCTGTGTGCAGACCTGCCTGCTGTGTGCCTACCTCCTCCTgctgtgcctcctcctgccagcccagctgctgtcGCCCAGCCTCCTGTGTGTCCCTGCTGTGCCGCCCTGCCTGCTCCAGACAGGCCTGCTCTGGACAGAAGTCCAGCTGCTGA
- the Krtap10-1 gene encoding keratin-associated protein 10-11-like isoform X1: MAASTMSVCSDAPTNSSWQVDDCPESCCEPCGCASSCCHCCAPSCCAPTPCLLCTPMSCVSSPCCQSSCCTPSCCQQSSCQPACCTCSPCQQPCGVTLCCKPVCCVPVCCGASSSCCQQSSCEPSCCTSSPCQQPCGVTLCCKPVCCTPICSESCCQQSSCQSSCCQPSCCVPVCCRPVCCTPICSASSSSCCQPSCCAPVCCKPVCCKPCSSLSLLCSPVCRPACCVPTSSCCASSCQPSCCRPASCVSLLCRPACSRQACSGQKSSC; the protein is encoded by the exons ATGGCTGCctccaccatgtctgtctgctctGATGCTCCCACCAACTCCTCCTGGCAGGTGGACGACTGCCCAGAGAGCTGCTGTGAGCCCTGCGGCTGTGCCTCCAGCTgctgcca CTGCTGTGCCCCCAGCTGCTGTGCCCCAACCCCTTGCCTCCTCTGCACCCCAATGAGCTGTGTGTCCAGCCCCTGCTGCCAGTCTTCCTGCTGCACACCCTCATGCTGCCAGCAGTCTAGCTGCCAGCCAGCTTGCTGCACCTGCTCCCCCTGCCAGCAGCCCTGTGGTGTGACCCTTTGCTGCAAGCCTGTCTGCTGTGTGCCAGTCTGCTGTGGTGCTTCCTCCTCATGCTGCCAGCAGTCTAGCTGTGAGCCCTCTTGCTGCACCTCCTCCCCCTGCCAGCAGCCCTGTGGTGTGACCCTTTGCTGCAAGCCTGTGTGCTGCACACCCATCTGCTCTGAATCCTGCTGCCAGCAGTCTAGCTGCCAGTCCTCCTGCTGCCAGCCCTCCTGCTGTGTGCCTGTCTGCTGCAGGCCTGTGTGCTGCACACCCatctgctctgcctcctcctcctcctgctgccagccctcctgctgtgctcctgtgtgctgcAAGCCTGTGTGCTGCAAGCCCTGCTCCAGCCTGTCCCTGCTGTGCAGCCCTGTGTGCAGACCTGCCTGCTGTGTGCCTACCTCCTCCTgctgtgcctcctcctgccagcccagctgctgtcGCCCAGCCTCCTGTGTGTCCCTGCTGTGCCGCCCTGCCTGCTCCAGACAGGCCTGCTCTGGACAGAAGTCCAGCTGCTGA
- the Krtap10-1 gene encoding keratin-associated protein 10-1-like isoform X4 yields the protein MAASTMSVCSDAPTNSSWQVDDCPESCCEPCGCAPCLLCTPMSCVSSPCCQSSCCTPSCCQQSSCQPACCTCSPCQQPCGVTLCCKPVCCVPVCCGASSSCCQQSSCEPSCCTSSPCQQPCGVTLCCKPVCCTPICSESCCQQSSCQSSCCQPSCCVPVCCRPVCCTPICSASSSSCCQPSCCAPVCCKPVCCKPCSSLSLLCSPVCRPACCVPTSSCCASSCQPSCCRPASCVSLLCRPACSRQACSGQKSSC from the exons ATGGCTGCctccaccatgtctgtctgctctGATGCTCCCACCAACTCCTCCTGGCAGGTGGACGACTGCCCAGAGAGCTGCTGTGAGCCCTGCGGCTGTG CCCCTTGCCTCCTCTGCACCCCAATGAGCTGTGTGTCCAGCCCCTGCTGCCAGTCTTCCTGCTGCACACCCTCATGCTGCCAGCAGTCTAGCTGCCAGCCAGCTTGCTGCACCTGCTCCCCCTGCCAGCAGCCCTGTGGTGTGACCCTTTGCTGCAAGCCTGTCTGCTGTGTGCCAGTCTGCTGTGGTGCTTCCTCCTCATGCTGCCAGCAGTCTAGCTGTGAGCCCTCTTGCTGCACCTCCTCCCCCTGCCAGCAGCCCTGTGGTGTGACCCTTTGCTGCAAGCCTGTGTGCTGCACACCCATCTGCTCTGAATCCTGCTGCCAGCAGTCTAGCTGCCAGTCCTCCTGCTGCCAGCCCTCCTGCTGTGTGCCTGTCTGCTGCAGGCCTGTGTGCTGCACACCCatctgctctgcctcctcctcctcctgctgccagccctcctgctgtgctcctgtgtgctgcAAGCCTGTGTGCTGCAAGCCCTGCTCCAGCCTGTCCCTGCTGTGCAGCCCTGTGTGCAGACCTGCCTGCTGTGTGCCTACCTCCTCCTgctgtgcctcctcctgccagcccagctgctgtcGCCCAGCCTCCTGTGTGTCCCTGCTGTGCCGCCCTGCCTGCTCCAGACAGGCCTGCTCTGGACAGAAGTCCAGCTGCTGA
- the Krtap10-1 gene encoding keratin-associated protein 10-8-like isoform X7, which produces MAASTMSVCSDAPTNSSWQVDDCPESCCEPCGCSSCCAPSCCAPTPCLLCTPMSCVSSPCCQSSCCTPSCCQQSSCQPACCTCSPCQQPCGVTLCCKPVCCVPVCCGASSSCCQQSSCEPSCCTSSPCQQPCGPSCCVPVCCRPVCCTPICSASSSSCCQPSCCAPVCCKPVCCKPCSSLSLLCSPVCRPACCVPTSSCCASSCQPSCCRPASCVSLLCRPACSRQACSGQKSSC; this is translated from the exons ATGGCTGCctccaccatgtctgtctgctctGATGCTCCCACCAACTCCTCCTGGCAGGTGGACGACTGCCCAGAGAGCTGCTGTGAGCCCTGCGGCTGT TCCAGCTGCTGTGCCCCCAGCTGCTGTGCCCCAACCCCTTGCCTCCTCTGCACCCCAATGAGCTGTGTGTCCAGCCCCTGCTGCCAGTCTTCCTGCTGCACACCCTCATGCTGCCAGCAGTCTAGCTGCCAGCCAGCTTGCTGCACCTGCTCCCCCTGCCAGCAGCCCTGTGGTGTGACCCTTTGCTGCAAGCCTGTCTGCTGTGTGCCAGTCTGCTGTGGTGCTTCCTCCTCATGCTGCCAGCAGTCTAGCTGTGAGCCCTCTTGCTGCACCTCCTCCCCCTGCCAGCAGCCCTGTGGT CCCTCCTGCTGTGTGCCTGTCTGCTGCAGGCCTGTGTGCTGCACACCCatctgctctgcctcctcctcctcctgctgccagccctcctgctgtgctcctgtgtgctgcAAGCCTGTGTGCTGCAAGCCCTGCTCCAGCCTGTCCCTGCTGTGCAGCCCTGTGTGCAGACCTGCCTGCTGTGTGCCTACCTCCTCCTgctgtgcctcctcctgccagcccagctgctgtcGCCCAGCCTCCTGTGTGTCCCTGCTGTGCCGCCCTGCCTGCTCCAGACAGGCCTGCTCTGGACAGAAGTCCAGCTGCTGA